One Terriglobales bacterium genomic window carries:
- a CDS encoding regulatory protein RecX, with amino-acid sequence MAFRRRSSKTYDEPALYEYAIGALGRKMRTVAELKRLMRQRVAKQEDGNDLIERVVLRLKDQKYLNDSQYAAAYSSYRKDNEKFGRRRVVTELKAKGVHGDVIERSVAAAYEGTNEEKLARDFLRRKRLKKPADQKQAARIFRALARAGFATRTAVTILRHWEVDDELLSTLESETAEAAPEPES; translated from the coding sequence ATGGCCTTCCGCCGCCGCTCTTCGAAGACCTATGACGAACCCGCGCTCTACGAGTACGCCATCGGCGCGCTCGGCCGGAAGATGCGCACCGTCGCCGAGCTCAAGCGCCTGATGCGCCAGCGCGTCGCGAAGCAGGAGGACGGCAACGACCTCATCGAGCGCGTCGTCCTGCGCCTCAAGGACCAGAAGTACCTCAACGACTCGCAGTACGCCGCCGCCTACTCCAGCTACCGCAAGGACAACGAGAAGTTCGGCCGCAGGCGCGTCGTCACCGAGCTCAAGGCCAAGGGCGTCCACGGCGACGTCATCGAGAGATCCGTCGCCGCCGCCTACGAAGGCACCAACGAGGAGAAGCTGGCGCGCGACTTCCTCCGCCGCAAGCGCCTCAAGAAGCCCGCCGACCAGAAACAGGCCGCGCGCATCTTCCGCGCGCTCGCTCGCGCCGGCTTCGCCACCCGCACCGCCGTCACCATCCTCCGCCACTGGGAGGTCGACGACGAACTCCTCAGCACGCTCGAGTCCGAGACGGCCGAAGCTGCACCGGAGCCTGAATCCTGA
- a CDS encoding M48 family metalloprotease — protein sequence MRLRSLPARLVALTLALALVAPQLALARYQPTTGRNAFTEEQEIEIGKQAAAEVYKKYPVLPDSDPLTRYVQRLGNRLAANAPGYKWPYNFHVVNQKEINAFALPGGPMFINVGTIQAADNEAQLAGVMAHELAHVVQRHATRAYTKQQVPSALAQIAGAILGSRGGTLGGLGQIALQVGVGSYFMKNTRDAEREADLVGTDVMYDTGYDPHQMAVFFQKLEAQGGSRGPEFFSDHPNPGNRAAAVSAEVNTLPARSFQRDSADFTNAKRAAAGLKPLTAQQIAEQQKKGGFSNGQAASGGATAGGTSPATMGPLARGDVMPSGSFRQFQHSAFTIKYPDNWQITGNNSSQEVTFAPRGGASDNSTAYGVLVGGQQVRNARSLDDATAQLIQDWRQGNPDLRTAGSPEDIRVNGVSAKSVDLLNTSPIKDSSGRTVRERDWLVTLPYGQQGILYVVFIAPETDFDALRTSAFEPMLRSLHIQQPQ from the coding sequence ATGAGACTCCGCTCCCTGCCCGCGCGCCTGGTCGCGCTCACCCTGGCGCTGGCGCTGGTCGCTCCGCAGCTCGCCCTCGCTCGCTACCAGCCCACGACCGGCCGCAACGCCTTCACCGAAGAGCAGGAGATCGAGATCGGCAAGCAGGCCGCCGCCGAGGTCTACAAGAAGTATCCCGTGCTGCCCGACAGCGACCCGCTCACCCGCTACGTGCAGAGGCTCGGCAACCGCCTGGCCGCCAACGCCCCCGGCTACAAGTGGCCCTACAACTTCCACGTCGTGAACCAGAAGGAGATCAACGCCTTCGCCCTGCCGGGCGGCCCGATGTTCATCAACGTCGGCACCATCCAGGCGGCCGACAACGAAGCGCAGCTCGCCGGCGTGATGGCGCACGAGCTCGCGCACGTGGTGCAGCGCCACGCCACCCGCGCCTACACCAAGCAGCAGGTTCCCTCCGCGCTCGCGCAGATCGCCGGCGCCATCCTCGGTTCCCGGGGCGGCACGCTCGGCGGGCTCGGGCAGATCGCGCTCCAGGTCGGCGTCGGCTCCTACTTCATGAAGAACACCCGCGACGCCGAGCGCGAGGCGGACCTCGTCGGCACCGACGTCATGTACGACACCGGCTACGACCCGCACCAGATGGCCGTCTTCTTCCAGAAACTGGAAGCGCAGGGCGGCTCGCGCGGGCCGGAGTTCTTCAGCGACCACCCCAATCCCGGCAACCGCGCCGCCGCCGTCAGCGCCGAAGTGAATACGCTCCCCGCCAGGAGCTTCCAGCGGGACTCCGCCGACTTCACCAATGCCAAGCGCGCGGCTGCGGGATTGAAGCCGCTGACCGCGCAGCAGATCGCCGAGCAGCAGAAGAAAGGCGGCTTCTCCAACGGCCAGGCCGCTTCCGGCGGCGCCACCGCCGGCGGGACTTCTCCCGCGACCATGGGCCCGCTCGCCCGTGGCGACGTCATGCCGAGCGGCAGCTTCCGGCAGTTCCAGCACTCCGCCTTCACCATCAAGTATCCGGACAACTGGCAGATCACCGGCAACAACAGCTCGCAGGAGGTCACCTTCGCGCCGCGCGGCGGCGCCTCCGATAACAGCACCGCCTACGGCGTCCTGGTCGGCGGACAGCAGGTGCGGAACGCCCGCTCCCTCGACGACGCCACCGCCCAGCTCATCCAGGATTGGAGGCAGGGGAACCCCGACCTGCGCACCGCCGGCTCGCCCGAAGACATCCGCGTCAACGGCGTCTCGGCGAAGTCGGTCGACCTGCTGAACACCTCGCCCATCAAGGACTCGAGCGGCCGCACCGTGCGCGAGCGCGATTGGCTGGTCACGCTGCCCTACGGCCAGCAGGGCATCCTGTACGTCGTGTTCATCGCGCCCGAGACCGACTTCGACGCGCTCCGCACCAGCGCCTTCGAGCCCATGCTGCGCTCGCTCCACATCCAGCAGCCGCAATGA
- the trxB gene encoding thioredoxin-disulfide reductase, giving the protein MENSVRNTVILGSGCSGLTAAIYAARANLKPLVLEGHEPGGQLSLTTLVENFPGFPEGIQGPELIENMRKQARRFGAEVETGHLAKADLSQRPFLLTVGQKQIRTHTLIISSGASARWLGLPSEQALIGHGVSSCATCAGFFFSGKEITVIGGGDSAMEEALFLTRFATKVTLIHRRSEFRASKIMLERARAHEKIQFLTDTVVDDVYDVSQKEVTGLKLRNVKTGKVWDFPTSAMFLGIGHIPNAKMFAGQLDMDQDGYLKTTDYVFTKVPGVFASGDVMDRRYRQAITAAGTGCMAALEVEKFLEEHGK; this is encoded by the coding sequence ATGGAGAACTCCGTCCGCAATACCGTCATCCTCGGGTCGGGATGTTCCGGCCTGACCGCCGCCATCTACGCCGCCCGCGCCAACCTGAAGCCCCTCGTCCTCGAAGGCCACGAGCCCGGCGGCCAGCTCTCGCTCACCACCCTGGTCGAGAACTTCCCGGGCTTCCCGGAAGGCATCCAGGGCCCGGAGCTGATCGAGAACATGCGCAAGCAGGCCAGGCGCTTCGGCGCCGAGGTCGAGACCGGTCACCTCGCCAAGGCTGACCTCAGCCAGCGGCCCTTCCTGCTCACCGTCGGGCAGAAGCAGATCCGGACGCATACGCTCATCATCTCCAGCGGCGCCTCGGCGCGCTGGCTCGGCCTGCCCAGCGAGCAGGCCCTCATCGGACACGGCGTCTCCTCCTGCGCCACCTGCGCCGGCTTCTTCTTCAGCGGCAAGGAGATCACCGTCATCGGCGGCGGCGACTCCGCCATGGAGGAAGCCCTCTTCCTCACCCGCTTTGCCACCAAGGTCACCCTCATCCACCGCCGCAGCGAGTTCCGCGCCTCCAAGATCATGCTGGAGCGCGCCCGCGCCCACGAGAAGATCCAGTTCCTCACCGATACCGTCGTCGATGATGTCTACGACGTCAGCCAGAAGGAAGTCACGGGCCTCAAGCTCCGCAACGTCAAGACAGGGAAGGTCTGGGACTTTCCCACCAGCGCCATGTTCCTCGGCATCGGCCACATCCCCAACGCCAAGATGTTCGCCGGCCAGCTCGACATGGATCAGGATGGCTACCTCAAGACCACCGACTACGTCTTCACCAAGGTCCCCGGCGTCTTCGCCTCGGGCGACGTCATGGACCGCCGCTACCGCCAGGCCATCACCGCCGCCGGAACCGGCTGCATGGCCGCCCTCGAAGTCGAGAAATTCCTCGAAGAGCACGGCAAGTAA
- a CDS encoding AAA family ATPase, which yields MRTGLNTALDPTKRSSDAQDFDTSLRRKIVGQDAAIEKVAEIYQMFLAGLNPPGRPIGNLLFLGPTGSGKTRVVEAMAETLFGDARACIKIDCAEFQHSHEIAKLIGSPPGYLGHRETHPLLTQEALNQWHTEKLKLSLLLFDEIEKASDSLWQLLLGILDKATLTLGDNRRVDLSQCIIIMTSNLGAGEMNELINGMMGFAQPQAHLDNRIDEKINRTAVEAARRKFSPEFMNRIDKVVVFKMLKPEHLEQILEIELGMVQQRILQATGNNQFVFSCTPKVKRFLLEEGTDPKYGARHLKRSIEKNVVFPLANLVATGQVKLGDFVRIDMDASNTLCFVKEAEGALVPVLLEKYGQEAASATAAAKSGRTTTRERGAGSLLDK from the coding sequence ATGAGGACTGGTCTTAATACCGCACTCGATCCCACCAAGCGCAGCAGCGACGCGCAGGACTTCGACACATCTCTCCGCCGCAAGATCGTCGGGCAGGACGCCGCGATCGAAAAGGTCGCCGAGATCTACCAGATGTTCCTCGCGGGGCTGAATCCTCCGGGACGTCCCATCGGCAACCTGCTCTTCCTCGGACCGACCGGCTCGGGCAAGACCCGCGTGGTCGAAGCCATGGCCGAGACGCTGTTCGGCGACGCGCGCGCCTGCATCAAGATCGACTGCGCCGAGTTCCAGCACTCCCACGAGATCGCCAAGCTCATCGGCTCGCCCCCGGGTTACCTCGGCCACCGCGAGACGCACCCGCTGCTCACGCAGGAAGCGCTCAACCAGTGGCACACCGAGAAGCTCAAGCTCTCGCTCCTGCTGTTCGACGAGATCGAGAAGGCCTCCGACTCGCTCTGGCAGCTGCTGCTCGGCATCCTCGACAAGGCCACGCTCACCCTCGGCGACAACCGCCGCGTCGACCTGTCGCAGTGCATCATCATCATGACCTCCAACCTCGGCGCCGGCGAGATGAACGAACTCATCAACGGCATGATGGGCTTTGCGCAGCCGCAAGCGCACCTCGACAATCGCATCGACGAGAAGATCAACCGCACCGCCGTCGAAGCCGCTCGGCGCAAGTTCTCGCCCGAGTTCATGAACCGCATCGACAAGGTCGTGGTCTTCAAGATGCTCAAGCCCGAACACCTCGAGCAGATCCTCGAGATCGAGCTCGGCATGGTGCAGCAGCGCATCCTGCAGGCCACCGGCAACAACCAGTTCGTCTTCTCCTGCACGCCCAAGGTGAAGCGCTTCCTGCTCGAGGAAGGCACCGACCCGAAGTACGGCGCGCGCCACTTGAAGCGCTCCATCGAGAAGAACGTCGTCTTCCCGCTCGCCAACCTGGTCGCCACCGGGCAGGTCAAGCTGGGCGACTTCGTCCGCATCGACATGGACGCCAGCAACACACTGTGCTTCGTGAAGGAAGCCGAGGGCGCGCTGGTGCCGGTGCTGCTCGAGAAGTACGGCCAGGAAGCCGCCTCCGCCACCGCCGCGGCCAAGAGCGGCCGCACCACCACGCGCGAGCGCGGCGCCGGCTCCCTGCTCGACAAGTGA
- a CDS encoding type IV pilus twitching motility protein PilT, with protein MKIAMERKASDLHLKVGNFPHIRLDGELVPLTDQPRISAEDMLNMAFSMMSNRQKQKFKETAELDMAYGVAGLGRFRVNVFQQRGNVGLVLRVIPTKIKPLEELYMPKIIEKICEEARGMVLVTGVTGSGKSTTLAAMLDRINSSRPEHIITIEDPIEFLHRDKKGFVNQREVEVDTPSFGSALRASLRQDPDIILVGEMRDLETISTALHAAETGHLVFSTLHTLDAVETINRIISVFPPPEQKQVRMQMAAVLRAVISQRLVKRADGQGRVPAIEVLISTAYIRECIITPEKTRSIKEALAAGVSQYGMQTFDQSLYDLYTQNLIDYDTALENASNPDDFKLRVQGIGSTADSAREQMESAGFGK; from the coding sequence TTGAAGATCGCGATGGAGCGGAAGGCTTCCGACTTGCACCTCAAGGTCGGCAACTTCCCCCACATCCGGCTGGACGGCGAGCTCGTCCCGCTCACGGACCAGCCCCGCATCTCCGCCGAAGACATGCTCAACATGGCCTTCAGCATGATGAGCAACCGGCAGAAGCAGAAGTTCAAGGAGACCGCCGAGCTCGACATGGCCTACGGCGTCGCCGGCCTGGGCCGCTTCCGTGTCAACGTCTTCCAGCAGCGCGGCAACGTCGGACTCGTCCTCCGCGTCATCCCCACCAAGATCAAGCCGCTCGAAGAGCTGTACATGCCGAAGATCATCGAGAAGATCTGCGAGGAAGCGCGCGGCATGGTGCTGGTCACCGGCGTGACCGGCTCCGGCAAATCCACCACGCTGGCCGCCATGCTCGACCGCATCAACTCGAGCCGGCCCGAGCACATCATCACCATCGAGGACCCGATCGAGTTCCTCCACCGCGACAAGAAAGGCTTCGTCAACCAGCGCGAGGTCGAGGTCGACACGCCCTCGTTCGGCTCCGCGCTCCGCGCCTCGCTCCGCCAGGATCCCGACATCATCCTGGTCGGCGAAATGCGCGACCTCGAGACCATCTCGACCGCGCTCCACGCCGCCGAGACCGGCCACCTGGTCTTTTCCACCCTGCACACCCTCGACGCGGTCGAGACCATCAACCGCATCATCTCCGTCTTCCCGCCGCCCGAGCAGAAGCAGGTCCGCATGCAGATGGCCGCCGTGCTGCGCGCCGTCATCTCGCAGCGCCTCGTCAAGCGTGCCGACGGCCAGGGCCGCGTGCCTGCCATCGAAGTGCTCATCTCCACCGCCTACATCCGCGAGTGCATCATCACGCCCGAGAAGACGCGCTCCATCAAGGAAGCGCTCGCCGCCGGCGTCTCGCAGTACGGCATGCAGACCTTCGACCAGTCGCTCTACGACCTCTACACCCAGAACCTCATCGACTACGACACCGCGCTCGAGAACGCCTCGAACCCCGACGACTTCAAGCTGCGCGTCCAGGGCATCGGCTCCACCGCCGACTCCGCCCGCGAGCAGATGGAGTCCGCCGGCTTCGGGAAATAG
- a CDS encoding SDR family oxidoreductase — protein MLWLIFFTYAIALTLALAVRGARVGASAGAATPASVRRVLIVGATGGTGRELVAQALERGYEVTALARNPAALAVEHPRLTVLRGDVLDPASLEAAVRGQDAVLSALGHKQFWRPTRIQSLGTANLLAAMAKHGVQRFLCETTLGLGDAAGRGGLQFTFFLAPVILPFYLWDKARQERIVAASTADWTLIRPGMLTNGKRRGRYRHGSVGNYVWGGWIARADVADFMLQQLESGEYLRRAPGLCY, from the coding sequence ATGCTCTGGCTCATTTTCTTCACGTATGCGATCGCGCTGACGCTGGCGCTGGCAGTCCGCGGCGCGCGCGTGGGCGCCTCGGCCGGAGCGGCAACGCCGGCGAGCGTGCGCCGCGTGCTCATTGTCGGCGCGACCGGCGGGACGGGACGCGAGCTGGTGGCGCAGGCGCTCGAGCGCGGCTACGAAGTCACCGCGCTGGCGCGGAATCCCGCGGCGCTCGCGGTCGAGCATCCGCGGCTGACCGTTCTGCGCGGCGACGTGCTCGACCCGGCGTCGCTCGAGGCCGCGGTGCGCGGGCAGGACGCAGTGCTTTCCGCGCTCGGGCACAAGCAGTTCTGGCGGCCGACGCGCATCCAGTCGCTGGGCACCGCGAACCTGCTGGCCGCGATGGCGAAACACGGCGTGCAGCGCTTCCTCTGCGAGACCACGCTGGGCCTCGGCGACGCGGCCGGACGCGGCGGCCTGCAGTTCACTTTCTTCCTCGCGCCGGTCATCCTGCCGTTCTACCTCTGGGACAAGGCGCGGCAAGAGCGCATCGTCGCGGCGAGCACGGCCGACTGGACGCTCATTCGTCCGGGCATGCTGACGAACGGGAAGCGGCGCGGCCGCTACCGCCACGGAAGCGTCGGGAACTACGTCTGGGGCGGGTGGATCGCGCGCGCCGACGTCGCCGACTTCATGCTCCAGCAGCTCGAGAGCGGCGAGTACCTGCGGCGCGCGCCCGGGCTCTGCTACTGA
- a CDS encoding M48 family metalloprotease: protein MHARRTIALFLALVLTGCAARQTGPLQPGPDAFPQPGGFNAFSVDQEVEIGKQAAAEAERQLPMVAPRDPLSDYVSTLGHKLAAQLPDKRYVYSFKVVNQKEINAFALPGGPVYVNVGTVQAADNEAQLAGVIAHEIAHVYMRHATHNASRQMAASIPLQILGGMLGKGMGGQLARLGLSFGVGSIFLKYSRDAESEADRVGAKIMYEAGYDPHAMAAFFENLKAEGGGSGGPQFLSDHPDPGNRAQAVNDAISQLPPKTYVKNSNDFTRAKAEAARMKPLTAQQIAQQQQQRQPQVTQASAADILPSRDFRTLNHSQFQLAYPSNWQVFGDQNSAVTIAPRAGVSQDAIAYGVVISGMRPQQAQSLEQSTQQIYEFLRQSNPQLQQSGQVQRTSLNGMEAMVVPMVGPSPLRDSSGAAAPERDLLVTSLRSDGTVIFMLFIAPQAHWEQLSPAYQEMLRSFRTR, encoded by the coding sequence ATGCACGCCCGTCGCACCATCGCCCTTTTCCTCGCCCTCGTCCTGACCGGATGCGCAGCGCGCCAGACTGGCCCGCTCCAGCCCGGCCCCGACGCCTTCCCCCAGCCCGGCGGCTTCAACGCCTTCTCCGTCGACCAGGAGGTCGAGATCGGCAAGCAGGCGGCCGCCGAAGCCGAGCGCCAGCTCCCCATGGTCGCGCCGCGCGACCCGCTCTCCGACTACGTCAGCACGCTCGGCCACAAGCTGGCCGCCCAGCTGCCGGACAAGCGCTACGTCTACAGCTTCAAGGTCGTGAACCAGAAAGAGATCAACGCCTTCGCGCTGCCGGGCGGGCCGGTGTATGTGAACGTCGGCACCGTGCAGGCCGCCGACAACGAGGCGCAGCTCGCCGGCGTCATCGCCCACGAGATCGCGCACGTCTACATGCGGCACGCCACCCACAACGCCTCGCGCCAGATGGCCGCCTCCATCCCGCTCCAGATCCTCGGCGGCATGCTCGGTAAGGGCATGGGCGGACAGCTCGCCCGCCTCGGCCTGAGCTTCGGCGTGGGCTCCATCTTCCTCAAGTACAGCCGCGACGCCGAGAGCGAAGCCGACCGCGTCGGCGCCAAGATCATGTACGAAGCCGGCTACGACCCGCACGCCATGGCCGCGTTCTTCGAGAACCTGAAAGCCGAGGGCGGCGGCAGCGGCGGCCCGCAGTTCCTCAGCGACCACCCCGACCCCGGCAATCGCGCGCAGGCGGTGAATGACGCCATCAGCCAGCTGCCGCCGAAGACTTACGTCAAGAACAGCAACGACTTCACGCGCGCCAAGGCCGAAGCCGCCAGGATGAAGCCGCTGACGGCGCAGCAGATCGCGCAACAGCAGCAGCAGCGCCAGCCGCAGGTCACCCAGGCCTCGGCGGCCGACATCCTGCCGAGCCGCGATTTCCGCACCCTGAACCACTCGCAGTTCCAGCTCGCGTACCCGTCGAACTGGCAGGTGTTCGGCGACCAGAACTCGGCGGTCACCATCGCGCCCCGCGCCGGCGTCTCGCAGGACGCCATCGCTTACGGCGTCGTCATCAGCGGCATGCGGCCGCAGCAAGCGCAGTCGCTCGAGCAGTCCACCCAGCAGATCTACGAATTCCTGCGCCAGTCGAACCCGCAGTTGCAGCAGTCCGGCCAGGTACAGCGCACCAGCCTCAACGGCATGGAAGCGATGGTCGTGCCCATGGTCGGCCCGTCGCCCCTGCGCGACTCGAGCGGCGCCGCCGCCCCTGAGCGCGACCTGCTCGTCACCAGCCTGCGCTCCGACGGTACCGTCATCTTCATGCTGTTCATCGCGCCCCAGGCGCACTGGGAGCAGCTCAGCCCGGCATATCAGGAGATGTTAAGGAGCTTCCGGACGCGCTAG
- a CDS encoding putative glycoside hydrolase: MSRPRGFLPALLVLVSAAVALLVFFAPRSSNGPTAAHPATRARATTRIEPVAFTVAGSPAPARIPPAKIQPPAPTAEPEPPANARVHTAKPGEAVVTIARMYLPETPYMTTRELEAAIRRANPQLRGDFLKGGTQVAIPDIEPQPVVEKPVARAKDFEVRAIYLTGTMAGSETGMRIIERWRDVGGNAIVFDVKDSDGSVNIPFAHPLAAGGRNRPIRNLPKFVRWAHRQGMHVIARIAIFRDELLVRRHPELAVQSRRGGGAWRENGKLVWTDPSRDEVQDYNIALAQTAAAGGVDEIQYDYVRFPAEGDQADAKFAYQEAEKRTRADVITDFVARSQRELRPRGVLFSLDVFGVVAWQRPIDLAHVGQDIARLAEHCDVLSPMIYPSHFFGMDGYALPGDAPEHFIGESMARFRKVTAESGVVLRPWLQAFGWRTRTYSPAYIETQVATAKKQGGIGFLFWNARNDYSKPFTAMGTMRQAPEKFFQGEKRAATTAAGLQ; this comes from the coding sequence ATGTCTCGACCCCGCGGGTTCCTTCCTGCCTTGCTCGTGCTCGTCTCGGCCGCCGTAGCGCTGCTGGTATTCTTCGCGCCCCGATCGAGCAACGGTCCGACCGCTGCGCACCCGGCGACGCGCGCGCGCGCGACGACCCGCATCGAGCCGGTGGCGTTCACGGTTGCCGGATCGCCGGCGCCGGCGCGCATCCCGCCCGCGAAGATCCAGCCTCCGGCGCCGACCGCCGAACCCGAGCCGCCGGCGAACGCGCGGGTCCACACCGCGAAGCCCGGGGAAGCGGTGGTGACGATCGCGCGCATGTACCTGCCCGAGACGCCGTACATGACCACGCGCGAACTGGAAGCGGCGATCCGCCGCGCCAACCCGCAACTGCGCGGCGACTTCCTGAAGGGCGGGACGCAGGTCGCGATCCCCGACATCGAGCCGCAACCGGTCGTCGAGAAGCCGGTGGCGCGCGCGAAGGACTTCGAGGTGCGCGCCATCTACCTGACAGGGACGATGGCGGGCTCGGAGACGGGCATGCGGATCATCGAGCGCTGGCGCGACGTGGGCGGGAACGCCATCGTGTTCGACGTGAAGGATAGTGACGGCTCGGTCAATATCCCGTTCGCGCATCCACTGGCGGCGGGCGGGCGCAACCGGCCGATCCGCAACCTGCCGAAGTTCGTGCGCTGGGCGCACCGCCAGGGAATGCACGTGATCGCGCGCATCGCCATCTTCCGCGACGAGCTGCTGGTGCGGCGGCATCCGGAGCTGGCGGTGCAGTCGCGGCGCGGCGGCGGCGCGTGGCGCGAGAACGGCAAGCTGGTGTGGACCGACCCCTCGCGCGACGAAGTGCAGGACTACAACATCGCGCTGGCGCAGACGGCCGCGGCCGGCGGCGTGGACGAGATCCAGTACGACTACGTGCGGTTCCCGGCGGAAGGCGACCAGGCGGACGCGAAGTTCGCATACCAGGAAGCGGAGAAGCGGACGCGAGCCGACGTCATCACCGATTTCGTGGCACGCTCGCAGCGCGAGCTGCGCCCGCGGGGCGTGCTGTTCTCACTCGACGTCTTCGGGGTGGTGGCGTGGCAGCGGCCCATCGACCTGGCGCACGTCGGGCAGGACATCGCGCGACTGGCGGAGCATTGCGACGTGCTCTCGCCCATGATCTACCCGTCGCACTTCTTCGGGATGGACGGGTACGCGCTGCCGGGCGACGCGCCCGAGCACTTCATCGGGGAGTCGATGGCGCGCTTCCGCAAGGTCACCGCGGAGTCGGGCGTGGTGCTGCGGCCGTGGCTGCAGGCGTTCGGGTGGCGGACCAGGACGTATTCGCCGGCGTACATCGAGACGCAGGTGGCGACCGCGAAGAAGCAGGGCGGGATCGGCTTCCTGTTCTGGAATGCGCGCAATGACTACTCCAAGCCGTTCACGGCGATGGGAACGATGCGGCAGGCGCCGGAGAAGTTCTTCCAGGGCGAGAAGCGCGCGGCGACGACCGCGGCCGGCCTGCAATAG
- a CDS encoding branched-chain amino acid transaminase, with protein MAIKKTEKIWHNGKLIKWEEATIHVMSHVVNYGSSVFEGVRCYQQPNGPAIFRAREHARRLVMSAKIYRIDCPFTEDELVEGMVELVKANKTWPCYIRPIILRGYGEVGVNPFNSPTEVYIANYEWGKYLAAAAGHGGAEEGVDVCVSSWARLAPNTMPAMSKSGANYMNSQLIKMEAILNGYVEGIALDVNGYVSEGSGENLFIVRHGKLVTPPLGNSVLPGITRDSVLHLAAEMKIPIAEQMIPREMLYVADEVFFTGTAAEITPIRSVDKITVADGRPGPITKALQKEFFGIVHGKVADRHHWLTPVPVENKQPVGV; from the coding sequence ATGGCCATTAAGAAGACCGAGAAGATCTGGCACAACGGGAAGCTGATCAAGTGGGAAGAGGCGACCATCCACGTGATGTCGCACGTAGTGAACTACGGCTCGAGCGTATTCGAGGGCGTGCGGTGCTACCAGCAGCCCAACGGTCCGGCGATCTTCCGGGCGCGCGAGCATGCGCGGCGCCTGGTGATGTCGGCGAAGATCTACCGCATCGACTGCCCGTTCACCGAGGACGAGCTGGTCGAGGGCATGGTCGAACTGGTGAAAGCCAACAAGACCTGGCCGTGCTACATCCGGCCCATCATCCTGCGGGGCTACGGCGAAGTGGGCGTGAACCCGTTCAATTCGCCGACCGAGGTCTACATCGCGAACTACGAGTGGGGCAAGTACCTGGCAGCAGCGGCCGGGCACGGCGGCGCCGAGGAAGGCGTGGACGTGTGCGTGTCGTCGTGGGCGCGGCTGGCGCCGAACACCATGCCGGCGATGTCGAAGTCGGGCGCGAACTACATGAACTCGCAGCTCATCAAGATGGAAGCCATCCTCAACGGATACGTGGAGGGCATCGCGCTCGACGTGAACGGCTACGTGAGCGAAGGCTCGGGCGAGAACCTGTTCATCGTGCGGCACGGCAAGCTGGTGACGCCGCCGCTGGGGAACTCGGTGCTGCCGGGCATCACGCGTGACTCGGTGCTGCACCTGGCGGCGGAGATGAAGATCCCGATCGCCGAGCAGATGATCCCGCGCGAGATGCTGTACGTGGCCGACGAAGTGTTCTTCACCGGTACCGCGGCGGAGATCACGCCCATCCGGTCGGTCGACAAGATCACCGTCGCCGACGGCCGCCCCGGTCCGATCACCAAGGCGCTGCAGAAGGAGTTCTTCGGCATCGTGCACGGCAAGGTGGCGGACCGCCATCACTGGCTCACGCCCGTGCCGGTCGAGAACAAGCAGCCGGTCGGCGTCTAG
- a CDS encoding PadR family transcriptional regulator, with protein MAYRPSSHYAVLGMLTLRPMSGYDIRATIAESIAYFWTESYGQIYPTLKRLAREGLVTKRGERGLSRTRHVYSITEQGRAVLAEWLRRPAEPRVPRNELLFKLFFARQVSAAEAIRQVEMFRDAEMQARDRFAALDRELMAQYAQVPDLPYWLITLRYGQLEAEAHLRWAGEALEILNELQAVAPTKTGD; from the coding sequence ATGGCGTATCGTCCCTCTAGTCATTACGCAGTCCTCGGCATGCTGACGCTGCGGCCGATGTCGGGCTACGACATCCGCGCCACCATCGCCGAGAGCATCGCGTACTTCTGGACCGAGAGCTACGGCCAGATCTATCCGACGCTGAAGCGGCTCGCGCGCGAGGGCCTGGTCACGAAGCGCGGCGAGCGCGGCCTGAGCCGCACGCGCCACGTGTATTCCATCACCGAACAAGGTCGCGCGGTGCTGGCGGAGTGGTTGCGCCGGCCCGCGGAGCCGCGCGTGCCGCGTAACGAACTGCTGTTCAAGTTGTTCTTCGCGCGGCAGGTCTCGGCCGCCGAAGCCATCCGGCAGGTGGAGATGTTCCGCGACGCCGAGATGCAGGCGCGCGATCGCTTCGCCGCGCTTGACCGCGAGCTGATGGCGCAGTACGCGCAGGTCCCCGACTTGCCGTACTGGCTGATCACGCTGCGCTACGGCCAGCTCGAGGCCGAGGCGCACCTGCGCTGGGCCGGCGAAGCGCTCGAGATCCTCAACGAACTGCAAGCCGTCGCGCCGACCAAGACGGGCGACTGA